DNA from Vibrio marisflavi CECT 7928:
TCATTTAAAGTGCACCACTAGCTAAATAATTACAACAAAACAACTAAGGAAAATATAAAATGGCTAAGGGGCAATCTTTACAAGACCCATTTTTGAACGCGCTGCGTCGCGAACGTATTCCAGTATCAATTTACCTTGTAAATGGAATTAAACTTCAAGGTCAAATCGAGTCTTTTGATCAATTTGTTATTCTTTTGAAAAACACAGTTAACCAGATGGTATATAAGCATGCTATCTCTACAGTTGTTCCTGCTCGAGCGGTAAGCCACCACAGTGCTGAACGTCCTCAAGCAGAGCGCCAAGAAAAATCAGAGGATTA
Protein-coding regions in this window:
- the hfq gene encoding RNA chaperone Hfq, which gives rise to MAKGQSLQDPFLNALRRERIPVSIYLVNGIKLQGQIESFDQFVILLKNTVNQMVYKHAISTVVPARAVSHHSAERPQAERQEKSED